One window of the Triticum dicoccoides isolate Atlit2015 ecotype Zavitan chromosome 3B, WEW_v2.0, whole genome shotgun sequence genome contains the following:
- the LOC119276290 gene encoding DEAD-box ATP-dependent RNA helicase 26-like isoform X2 gives MSGNPGYAAVPKRQRRRRPRDAEDGSAFPRVVTSRPRGGDQVREVAVVPAEAMDIDAGTSTNAATGGVDGSYLSDTRFDQCAVSPLSLQGIKDAGYERLTRVQEATLPVILEGKDVLAKAKTGTGKTVAFLLPAIELLSTLPLSTSINLLVMLPTRELAYQVAVEARKLLKYHSSLGVQVVIGGTKLSQEQRSMRSTPCQILVATPGRLIDHLENTPGFSARIKGVKVLVLDEADRLLDMGFRRDIEKIIAFIPKERQTLLFSATVPAEVREVSHLAMQKDYKFINTVQEGDEETHAQVNQMYMVAPLDLHFSILYGVLKKHIAEDAEYKVIIFCTTAMVTKLVAEILSQLKLNIREIHSRKSQSARTKVSDEFRKSKGLILVSSDVSARAVDYRDVSLVIQVGLPSDRQQYIHRLGVGVLE, from the exons ATGTCAGGCAATCCCGGGTACGCGGCGGTCCCGAAGCGGCAGCGGAGGCGGCGCCCGAGGGACGCGGAGGACGGCTCCGCGTTCCCCAGGGTTGTCACGAGCCGGCCAAGAGGCGGCGACCAGGTCCGCGAGGTGGCCGTGGTGCCGGCGGAGGCCATGGATATCGATGCGGGGACAAGCACTAACGCAGCCACAGGAGGCGTGGATGGATCGTACCTCAGCGACACACG GTTCGATCAATGCGCTGTTTCTCCATTGTCATTGCAAGGAATCAAAGATGCTGGGTATGAAAGGCTGACCCGCGTCCAGGAGGCAACTCTGCCAGTAATTCTTGAAG GCAAGGATGTTCTTGCAAAAGCAAAGACTGGAACAGGAAAAACCGTTGCATTTTTG CTTCCAGCCATTGAACTTCTGTCTACATTACCCCTTTCTACATCGATAAATTTGCTGGTGATGCTCCCTACTAGGGAGCTAGCATACCAAGTGGCCGTTGAGGCTAGGAAGCTTCTTAAGTATCACAGCTCACTGGGCGTGCAGGTTGTAATTGGTGGCACAAAATTATCTCAAGAGCAACGAAGCATGCGATCCACTCCATGTCAG ATTCTTGTTGCTACACCTGGAAGGCTCATCGATCATCTTGAAAACACACCTGGTTTTTCTGCCCGGATTAAAGGTGTGAAGGTTCTTGTTCTTGATGAAGCTGACCGCCTATTGGATATGGGATTCAGAAGAGATATTGAGAAAATAATTGCTTTCATTCCTAAGGAACGGCAAACACTGCTATTTTCTGCTACTGTTCCAGCAGAG GTCCGTGAAGTATCTCATTTAGCAATGCAGAAGGATTACAAGTTCATCAACACTGTTCAAGAGGGTGATGAGGAGACACATGCACAG GTAAATCAGATGTACATGGTTGCACCATTAGACCTCCACTTCTCTATATTATATGGTGTCTTAAAGAAGCATATTGCGGAAGATGCAGAATACAAA GTTATTATATTCTGTACTACAGCAATGGTCACCAAGCTTGTTGCTGAAATTCTCTCCCAGCTGAAACTGAATATAAGAGAGATTCATTCCAGGAAGTCACAATCTGCCAGAACAAAGGTCTCAGATGAATTTAGGAAGTCAAAGGGCTTGATATTAGTCAGTTCTGATGTTTCTGCCCGTGCTGTTGATTATCGTGATGTCTCGCTTGTCATACAG GTTGGGTTGCCTTCTGATAGACAGCAGTATATACATAGacttggtgtcggtgtactagagtag